In the Granulosicoccus antarcticus IMCC3135 genome, TGGCTCAAGAATCCGGAACTTGCAGATCACGTCGACTATGTCACAGCTCACGTGCTGCCGTACTGGGAAGGTATTCCTGTCGGCATTGCGCACGACTATGTGTTTGAGCGCTACGACAATCTACGCAAGACTTTCCCCTACAAGCCACTGGTTTTGGGTGAAGTTGGCTGGCCCTCCGAAGGTCGGCAACGAGGTGGCGCCATACCCTCCATGCAGAATCAGGCCAAATTTCTACGCAAATTCCTGCAAGGTGCAGAATCTCGTGGCGCCAACTACTTTGTGCTGGAAGCGTTTGACCAGATATGGAAAACCGACGAAGGTGCCGTTGGTCGCTACTGGGGTATTTTCAACGCTGAACGTGAACCGAAGTTTCCTTTTGCAGACCCTGTACGCCCTGTTCCCGAATGGCGTGCCATTGCAGGCTTTTCGCTGGCTTTCACCGTCCTGATACTGGCTCTACTGCTACGCGATAGCCGGGGTCTTGTACACGGCGGACGCGGCTTTCTTGTCATTGTTTCCTATGCCATTTCCATGGCTGTTGTCTGGATGGTGTACGACTACTCTCAGAAGTACATGACCTGGGAGCAGGTTCTGGTGGGCGCAGGTCTACTACTAGCCGCATTCTGCATCACCATCGTGCTGCTGGCCGAAGCCCATGAATGGGCAGAAACCATCTGGAGCCGCAGTCACAGAAGGGTCGAAGGTCATCCGGAAGGTGTAGAGGGTTCATCCCCCAAGGTCTCCATCCATGTGCCTATTCATAATGAGCCACCTGATATGGTCATCGAGACCCTGGCAGCTTTGCGTGACCTGAACTACAGCAACTATGAAGTCATTGTCGTTGACAACAACACCAACGATGATGACTGCTGGCAACCCGTACAACAGTGGTGCGAACAGCAGGAAGGCTCGTTCTTCTTCCATCATGTCAATCCGCTTTCAGGCTTCAAGGCAGGTGCACTCAATTATGCAATGCGCCACACCGCCACTGATGCAGAACTGATCGCTGTTATCGACAGTGATTACATCGTTGATCCGGACTGGTTGAAAGACTGCACCATTGCATTTGAAGATAATGAAATCGCCATCGTGCAAGCCCCTCAGGATTATCGGGATGCGGGTGATAGCCTGTTCAAGTCCATGATCTATGCTGAATATGCGGGATTTTTCGGCATCGGCATGGTCAATCGTGATGCTCGTAACGCCATCATTCAGCACGGTACCATGACGATAGTGCGCCGCTCCGTACTGGAGAACGTAGACGGCTGGTCAGAGTGGTGCATTACCGAAGATGCAGAGCTGGGACTACGCATACTGGAGCAAGGCCACCGCACCGCCTATCTTCCTCACTCCTACGGGCGTGGTGTCATGCCTGACAACTTTCTGGACTACAAGAAGCAGCGTTTTCGCTGGGCCTATGGTTCCGTGCTGATCCTGCGTCATCACATGCGCTACTTTCTGTCTCTGTCTCGCTCCAAGCTGACGTCAGGACAACGCTATCACTTTGTTGCGGGCTGGTTACCGTGGATGGCAGATGGCCTGTGCCTGATGTTCAACATCGTGGCACTTGCCTACTCGGTGCTGATGGTCATGTTTCCCTATGTGTTCAATCCGCCTGAAGTCATCATGACGTTGCTGCCTATCGGCTTTTTCGTCTTCAAACTGTCCAAGATGATGGTTCTGTACCGATGGCGTCTACGTGCCAATATCATGCAAAGCCTGGGCGCCGGTCTGGCCGGACTTTCAGTGTCGCATACCATTGCGCGTGCCATGCTGGCAGGACTGCACACGACCAGTATCGGTTTTTTCAGAACACCAAAAATGGCCGATGGACACTCGTTGTGGCAAGCCATACTCGATGTACGTGAAGAGGCGCTGATAGGCCTTGCATTGATTCTGGCAGCAATCACTATCGGTGCACGTGATGATGCCTATCTGACAGATACCAAATTATGGATAGCACTGCTTCTGATTCAGAGCATCCCTTATGTCTCTGCCGTTGCAATTTCC is a window encoding:
- a CDS encoding glycosyltransferase — its product is MFKIDRASWIIISLVGALLLSMWAIFNRPDEAPSWPDTIEGVSFSPFRAGQSPQKTDYPSEEQISRDLLLLSDRVKGVRTYSMEETLSAIPRLAAPLGMKVTVGVWISADIDRNWKEIGTLRRVLAEDTNNITGIVVGNEVLLRNEITARQLSNYVDIVRSMANGIPVTVAETWDVWLKNPELADHVDYVTAHVLPYWEGIPVGIAHDYVFERYDNLRKTFPYKPLVLGEVGWPSEGRQRGGAIPSMQNQAKFLRKFLQGAESRGANYFVLEAFDQIWKTDEGAVGRYWGIFNAEREPKFPFADPVRPVPEWRAIAGFSLAFTVLILALLLRDSRGLVHGGRGFLVIVSYAISMAVVWMVYDYSQKYMTWEQVLVGAGLLLAAFCITIVLLAEAHEWAETIWSRSHRRVEGHPEGVEGSSPKVSIHVPIHNEPPDMVIETLAALRDLNYSNYEVIVVDNNTNDDDCWQPVQQWCEQQEGSFFFHHVNPLSGFKAGALNYAMRHTATDAELIAVIDSDYIVDPDWLKDCTIAFEDNEIAIVQAPQDYRDAGDSLFKSMIYAEYAGFFGIGMVNRDARNAIIQHGTMTIVRRSVLENVDGWSEWCITEDAELGLRILEQGHRTAYLPHSYGRGVMPDNFLDYKKQRFRWAYGSVLILRHHMRYFLSLSRSKLTSGQRYHFVAGWLPWMADGLCLMFNIVALAYSVLMVMFPYVFNPPEVIMTLLPIGFFVFKLSKMMVLYRWRLRANIMQSLGAGLAGLSVSHTIARAMLAGLHTTSIGFFRTPKMADGHSLWQAILDVREEALIGLALILAAITIGARDDAYLTDTKLWIALLLIQSIPYVSAVAISMISTFEKLPTRLFNDKPEDSLLGRLSETVARADR